Proteins encoded in a region of the Eschrichtius robustus isolate mEscRob2 chromosome 14, mEscRob2.pri, whole genome shotgun sequence genome:
- the RHOF gene encoding rho-related GTP-binding protein RhoF, protein MDNPGAPAPTAAPGPGKKELKIVIVGDGGCGKTSLLMVYSQGSFPEHYAPSVFEKYTASVTVGSKEVTLNLYDTAGQEDYDRLRPLSYQNTQLVLICYDVMNPTSYDNVLIKWFPEVTHFCRGIPTVLIGCKTDLRKDKEQLRKLRAAQLEPITYTQGQSACEQIQAALYLECSAKFRENVEDVFREAAKVALSAMKKAQRQKQHRLCLLV, encoded by the exons ATGGACAACCCTGGGGCCCCAGCCCCGACTGCCGCCCCGGGCCCGGGCAAGAAGGAGCTGAAAATCGTGATTGTGGGCGACGGCGGCTGCGGCAAGACCTCGCTGCTCATGGTGTACAGCCAGGGGTCCTTCCCCGAG CACTACGCCCCATCCGTGTTCGAGAAGTACACGGCCAGCGTGACCGTGGGCAGCAAGGAGGTGACCCTGAACTTATACGACACCGCCG GGCAGGAAGATTATGACCGGCTGCGGCCCCTGTCCTACCAGAACACCCAACTCGTGCTCATCTGCTATGACGTCATGAACCCCACCAGCTATGACAACGTTCTCATCAAG TGGTTCCCTGAGGTCACCCACTTCTGCCGTGGGATCCCTACGGTGCTCATCGGCTGCAAGACAGACCTGAGGAAGGACAAGGAGCAGCTGCGCAAGCTCCGGGCGGCCCAGCTGGAGCCCATCACCTACACGCAG ggcCAGAGCGCCTGCGAACAGATCCAAGCCGCCCTCTACCTGGAATGTTCTGCCAAGTTTCGGGAGAACGTGGAGGACGTCTTCCGAGAGGCTGCCAAGGTTGCCCTCAGTGCCATGAAGAAAGCACAGCGGCAGAAACAGCACCGCCTGTGCCTGCTGGTTTGA
- the TMEM120B gene encoding transmembrane protein 120B isoform X3, whose protein sequence is MASQLERCEREWHELEGEFQELQDTHRIYRQKLEELTALQTSCSSSINKQKTRLKDLKGTLQRYKRHASREEAELVQQLGASIKERQNIFFDMEAYLPKKNGLYLNLVLGNVNVTLLSNQAKFAYKDEYEKFKLYLTIILLLGAVACRFVLYYRVTDEVFNFLLVWYYCTLTIRESILISNGSRIKGWWVSHHYVSTFLSGVMLTWPNGLIYQKFRDQFLAFSIFQSCVQFLQYYYQRGCLYRLRALGERNHLDLTVEGFQSWMWRGLTFLLPFLFCGHFWQLYNAITLFELSSHEECREWQSCTPNSRRTEARPRSCEPRGRRPSTPGL, encoded by the exons GATACTCACAGGATCTACAGGCAGAAGCTGGAGGAGCTGACCGCACTCCAGACTTCGTGCAGCAGCTCCATCAACAAGCAGAAGACACGACTGAAGGACCTGAAGGGCACGCTCCAGAG GTACAAGCGCCATGCCAGTCGGGAGGAGGCAGAGCTCGTTCAGCAGTTGGGCGCCAGCATCAAGGAGCGGCAGAACATCTTCTTTGACATGGAGGCCTACCTGCCTAAGAAGAACGG GCTCTACTTAAATCTGGTTCTCGGCAACGTGAATGTGACCCTTCTCAGCAACCAGGCCAA ATTTGCCTACAAGGATGAGTATGAGAAGTTCAAGCTCTACCTGACCATCATCCTGCTCCTGGGTGCTGTGGCATGTCGATTTGTCCTTTACTACAG GGTGACAGACGAAGTCTTTAACTTCCTGCTGGTATGGTATTACTGCACCCTGACGATTCGGGAGAGTATTCTCATCAGCAACGGCTCGAG AATCAAAGGCTGGTGGGTGTCTCACCACTACGTGTCCACGTTCCTGTCTGGAGTGATGCTGACCTG GCCTAACGGACTAATTTATCAGAAGTTTCGCGATCAGTTTTTAGCGTTCTCCATTTTTCAGA GCTGTGTCCAGTTCCTGCAATATTATTACCAGAGGGGCTGCCTCTACCGGCTGCGGGCCCTAGGGGAGAGGAATCACCTGGACCTCACGGTGG AAGGATTTCAGTCCTGGATGTGGCGAGGCCTCACCTTCCTTCTGCCCTTCCTGTTTTGTGGCCAC TTCTGGCAGCTCTACAATGCCATCACGTTATTTGAGCTCTCCAGCCACGAGGAATGCAGAGAATGGCAG TCGTGCACACCAAACTCCAGAAGAACAGAAGCGAGGCCAAGAAGCTGTGAGCCACGGGGCCGGCGCCCCTCGACCCCCGGACTTTGA
- the TMEM120B gene encoding transmembrane protein 120B isoform X4: MASQLERCEREWHELEGEFQELQDTHRIYRQKLEELTALQTSCSSSINKQKTRLKDLKGTLQRYKRHASREEAELVQQLGASIKERQNIFFDMEAYLPKKNGLYLNLVLGNVNVTLLSNQAKFAYKDEYEKFKLYLTIILLLGAVACRFVLYYRIKGWWVSHHYVSTFLSGVMLTWPNGLIYQKFRDQFLAFSIFQSCVQFLQYYYQRGCLYRLRALGERNHLDLTVEGFQSWMWRGLTFLLPFLFCGHFWQLYNAITLFELSSHEECREWQVFVLALTFLVLFLGNFLTTLKVVHTKLQKNRSEAKKL; encoded by the exons GATACTCACAGGATCTACAGGCAGAAGCTGGAGGAGCTGACCGCACTCCAGACTTCGTGCAGCAGCTCCATCAACAAGCAGAAGACACGACTGAAGGACCTGAAGGGCACGCTCCAGAG GTACAAGCGCCATGCCAGTCGGGAGGAGGCAGAGCTCGTTCAGCAGTTGGGCGCCAGCATCAAGGAGCGGCAGAACATCTTCTTTGACATGGAGGCCTACCTGCCTAAGAAGAACGG GCTCTACTTAAATCTGGTTCTCGGCAACGTGAATGTGACCCTTCTCAGCAACCAGGCCAA ATTTGCCTACAAGGATGAGTATGAGAAGTTCAAGCTCTACCTGACCATCATCCTGCTCCTGGGTGCTGTGGCATGTCGATTTGTCCTTTACTACAG AATCAAAGGCTGGTGGGTGTCTCACCACTACGTGTCCACGTTCCTGTCTGGAGTGATGCTGACCTG GCCTAACGGACTAATTTATCAGAAGTTTCGCGATCAGTTTTTAGCGTTCTCCATTTTTCAGA GCTGTGTCCAGTTCCTGCAATATTATTACCAGAGGGGCTGCCTCTACCGGCTGCGGGCCCTAGGGGAGAGGAATCACCTGGACCTCACGGTGG AAGGATTTCAGTCCTGGATGTGGCGAGGCCTCACCTTCCTTCTGCCCTTCCTGTTTTGTGGCCAC TTCTGGCAGCTCTACAATGCCATCACGTTATTTGAGCTCTCCAGCCACGAGGAATGCAGAGAATGGCAG GTGTTCGTGTTGGCGCTTACGTTCCTTGTCCTCTTCCTCGGCAATTTCCTGACCACACTCAAAGTCGTGCACACCAAACTCCAGAAGAACAGAAGCGAGGCCAAGAAGCTGTGA
- the TMEM120B gene encoding transmembrane protein 120B isoform X2 produces MASQLERCEREWHELEGEFQELQDTHRIYRQKLEELTALQTSCSSSINKQKTRLKDLKGTLQRYKRHASREEAELVQQLGASIKERQNIFFDMEAYLPKKNGLYLNLVLGNVNVTLLSNQAKFAYKDEYEKFKLYLTIILLLGAVACRFVLYYRVTDEVFNFLLVWYYCTLTIRESILISNGSRIKGWWVSHHYVSTFLSGVMLTWPNGLIYQKFRDQFLAFSIFQSCVQFLQYYYQRGCLYRLRALGERNHLDLTVEGFQSWMWRGLTFLLPFLFCGHFWQLYNAITLFELSSHEECREWQVFVLALTFLVLFLGNFLTTLKVVHTKLQKNRSEAKKL; encoded by the exons GATACTCACAGGATCTACAGGCAGAAGCTGGAGGAGCTGACCGCACTCCAGACTTCGTGCAGCAGCTCCATCAACAAGCAGAAGACACGACTGAAGGACCTGAAGGGCACGCTCCAGAG GTACAAGCGCCATGCCAGTCGGGAGGAGGCAGAGCTCGTTCAGCAGTTGGGCGCCAGCATCAAGGAGCGGCAGAACATCTTCTTTGACATGGAGGCCTACCTGCCTAAGAAGAACGG GCTCTACTTAAATCTGGTTCTCGGCAACGTGAATGTGACCCTTCTCAGCAACCAGGCCAA ATTTGCCTACAAGGATGAGTATGAGAAGTTCAAGCTCTACCTGACCATCATCCTGCTCCTGGGTGCTGTGGCATGTCGATTTGTCCTTTACTACAG GGTGACAGACGAAGTCTTTAACTTCCTGCTGGTATGGTATTACTGCACCCTGACGATTCGGGAGAGTATTCTCATCAGCAACGGCTCGAG AATCAAAGGCTGGTGGGTGTCTCACCACTACGTGTCCACGTTCCTGTCTGGAGTGATGCTGACCTG GCCTAACGGACTAATTTATCAGAAGTTTCGCGATCAGTTTTTAGCGTTCTCCATTTTTCAGA GCTGTGTCCAGTTCCTGCAATATTATTACCAGAGGGGCTGCCTCTACCGGCTGCGGGCCCTAGGGGAGAGGAATCACCTGGACCTCACGGTGG AAGGATTTCAGTCCTGGATGTGGCGAGGCCTCACCTTCCTTCTGCCCTTCCTGTTTTGTGGCCAC TTCTGGCAGCTCTACAATGCCATCACGTTATTTGAGCTCTCCAGCCACGAGGAATGCAGAGAATGGCAG GTGTTCGTGTTGGCGCTTACGTTCCTTGTCCTCTTCCTCGGCAATTTCCTGACCACACTCAAAGTCGTGCACACCAAACTCCAGAAGAACAGAAGCGAGGCCAAGAAGCTGTGA
- the TMEM120B gene encoding transmembrane protein 120B isoform X1, with the protein MASQLERCEREWHELEGEFQELQDTHRIYRQKLEELTALQTSCSSSINKQKTRLKDLKGTLQRYKRHASREEAELVQQLGASIKERQNIFFDMEAYLPKKNGLYLNLVLGNVNVTLLSNQAKFAYKDEYEKFKLYLTIILLLGAVACRFVLYYRVTDEVFNFLLVWYYCTLTIRESILISNGSRIKGWWVSHHYVSTFLSGVMLTWPNGLIYQKFRDQFLAFSIFQSCVQFLQYYYQRGCLYRLRALGERNHLDLTVEGFQSWMWRGLTFLLPFLFCGHVSSPGVCGYPLHWADLPGTEGLQGSPSLTSYPRAGPHGVLGLGRPQCPGMPKARAGIGPRHQHAQPQAGCPSFILGGCQCLKGS; encoded by the exons GATACTCACAGGATCTACAGGCAGAAGCTGGAGGAGCTGACCGCACTCCAGACTTCGTGCAGCAGCTCCATCAACAAGCAGAAGACACGACTGAAGGACCTGAAGGGCACGCTCCAGAG GTACAAGCGCCATGCCAGTCGGGAGGAGGCAGAGCTCGTTCAGCAGTTGGGCGCCAGCATCAAGGAGCGGCAGAACATCTTCTTTGACATGGAGGCCTACCTGCCTAAGAAGAACGG GCTCTACTTAAATCTGGTTCTCGGCAACGTGAATGTGACCCTTCTCAGCAACCAGGCCAA ATTTGCCTACAAGGATGAGTATGAGAAGTTCAAGCTCTACCTGACCATCATCCTGCTCCTGGGTGCTGTGGCATGTCGATTTGTCCTTTACTACAG GGTGACAGACGAAGTCTTTAACTTCCTGCTGGTATGGTATTACTGCACCCTGACGATTCGGGAGAGTATTCTCATCAGCAACGGCTCGAG AATCAAAGGCTGGTGGGTGTCTCACCACTACGTGTCCACGTTCCTGTCTGGAGTGATGCTGACCTG GCCTAACGGACTAATTTATCAGAAGTTTCGCGATCAGTTTTTAGCGTTCTCCATTTTTCAGA GCTGTGTCCAGTTCCTGCAATATTATTACCAGAGGGGCTGCCTCTACCGGCTGCGGGCCCTAGGGGAGAGGAATCACCTGGACCTCACGGTGG AAGGATTTCAGTCCTGGATGTGGCGAGGCCTCACCTTCCTTCTGCCCTTCCTGTTTTGTGGCCACGTGAGTTCCCCTGGAGTTTGTGGGTATCCCCTACACTGGGCAGACCTCCCGGGAACAGAAGGTCTTCAGGGCTCTCCCTCTCTCACCAGCTATCCCCGAGCTGGGCCCCACGGGGTCCTGGGGCTGGGACGGCCCCAGTGTCCAGGGATGCCAAAGGCAAGAGCCGGAATTGGCCCTCGGCACCAGCACGCCCAACCCCAGGCGGGGTGCCCCAGTTTCATTTTGGGGGGTTGTCAGTGTCTCAAGGGCAGTTGA
- the TMEM120B gene encoding transmembrane protein 120B isoform X5: MASQLERCEREWHELEGEFQELQDTHRIYRQKLEELTALQTSCSSSINKQKTRLKDLKGTLQRYKRHASREEAELVQQLGASIKERQNIFFDMEAYLPKKNGLYLNLVLGNVNVTLLSNQAKFAYKDEYEKFKLYLTIILLLGAVACRFVLYYRVTDEVFNFLLVWYYCTLTIRESILISNGSRIKGWWVSHHYVSTFLSGVMLTWPNGLIYQKFRDQFLAFSIFQTCGILVPQPGIKPVPPALEAQSLNHWTAREVQVTAFFFPGSKPDQLYPSGTEGCWGH; this comes from the exons GATACTCACAGGATCTACAGGCAGAAGCTGGAGGAGCTGACCGCACTCCAGACTTCGTGCAGCAGCTCCATCAACAAGCAGAAGACACGACTGAAGGACCTGAAGGGCACGCTCCAGAG GTACAAGCGCCATGCCAGTCGGGAGGAGGCAGAGCTCGTTCAGCAGTTGGGCGCCAGCATCAAGGAGCGGCAGAACATCTTCTTTGACATGGAGGCCTACCTGCCTAAGAAGAACGG GCTCTACTTAAATCTGGTTCTCGGCAACGTGAATGTGACCCTTCTCAGCAACCAGGCCAA ATTTGCCTACAAGGATGAGTATGAGAAGTTCAAGCTCTACCTGACCATCATCCTGCTCCTGGGTGCTGTGGCATGTCGATTTGTCCTTTACTACAG GGTGACAGACGAAGTCTTTAACTTCCTGCTGGTATGGTATTACTGCACCCTGACGATTCGGGAGAGTATTCTCATCAGCAACGGCTCGAG AATCAAAGGCTGGTGGGTGTCTCACCACTACGTGTCCACGTTCCTGTCTGGAGTGATGCTGACCTG GCCTAACGGACTAATTTATCAGAAGTTTCGCGATCAGTTTTTAGCGTTCTCCATTTTTCAGA catgtgggatcttagttccccaaccagggatcaaacccgtgccccctgcattggaagcgcagagtcttaaccactggacagccagggaagtccaagtcaCTGCCTTTTTCTTCCCTGGATCAAAACCAGACCAGTTGTACCCTTCAGGAACTGAGGGGTGTTGGGGGCACTAA